AACCCAACTTACGAATTTCAACATTAGGCAGTCTGCCTGCACCAATAAAAAAAGTCTGATCGTATCAGCATTACAGATATACAGCTACATGTTTAATATGAGAAAAAACGAAACATGATATTATAGTTGATTAATGGATAATCAGAGAACCTGCAAGGAGAGCATCTACTGTAGCTTCCAAACTACGATGGACGCGCAATTCAGTTTTCGACACGATTTCTACAGCATATGTGAATGTTGATGGGCCTTTGCGCTCTAGGACAGTTTTTTGGACCCTTCTCCTGTTTGCTTCTTCATCGCCAAGGGTGACGCTCTTGGAAAAACAATGGAGAATATTATAATTGAAGTTAGTGACAAGGATTTAAATTAGCAACCATGTAGAGACATGAAACAAGAAAAGATCTTCTATGTATTCTGCTAACGAAACAGCATACATGTTGCAGTAATTGGTTGCTGGATAGCATTTAACCAGTAACACTAGTTACAGTGGCTAATTTAAATCAGCAAAGCCTTCCAGTGAATAGCATAGAAGCAACCTCCATTGATACAACTGTAAGAATTAATAGTTATGCAACCTATTATGCCTGCTTGGAAACAGTGTAAGGATATATCGCTAGTTGTCCTAAGAATAGACTTCGAGTAGATAATACCCTTCACTCGCTCTCCTATAGTCCTTTTCTAAAACAACCGACACACAATTTGGTAcatgtttgagaaaaaaaacctCATCGTCAAAAAATTTATATGGCACCAGACTAAAACTTAATAGTATAATTATTTCTCTTTCAGATTTGTTTACCTCTTACTCACAGTAATTTCAATTTTTGGAAACCAACCTAATCAACAAGCAAACAGTAATGTTCAGATCAATATCACAATCTTTCCATTCTGAGTTTGCAACATGCAATTTAAATATCGAACATGTTTGCAATTCAAGCTATAAGAACACCGCAAAACACACTATATCTAAAAACAAATACATACCATCGAACCAGTCCTATGTTATAAGTTTATTAAGATGGACCATCATTGTTCACCACTTCAACCGGCACAATACGGTGCATTGTGAAAAGACAATGTTTTAAGTGCAGCAGGTCATACCTGTATTCCTCCTACAAGCATCTCTAGTGATGGATTCATGGTCAGGTTCTCTATTGTTACACCATGAGCGGAGGCAACAAGCTGTATCCCCCGCTGTGCAATGGTGCTAGCAGCCATAGCCTCTAGCTTGGTTCCAATTTCATCAATGACAATTGCCTGAGGCATATGGTTCTCCACAGCTTCTATCAACACCTGGTTGGTATTAAGGAAACAGAATTAAAATACACGTTAAGTGGCGTGCTAAAATAGGACATCAATGTTCATTACATGTATAAAATAGTCTGATAAACTTGGTAAAAGAGTACAGCTGTTCTCAGTATGCATGTACATGCAAGTTAATAGGCTTCTGAGTAGTACAATACAAATACTCCCCGAGACAATAGGGTTTACTTAAGAGAACAAACCTTATGCTGCATTTCTTGGTTAGGCACTTGCAACCTGCGGGCATTCCCTATTCCTGGGTGAGGAATATCACCATCTCCACCAATCTCATTGGATGTATCAACAATCATCACTCGCTTCTTATAATCATCTGCTAGCATACGGGCAATTTCTCTGCAAGGCAGGACAAAAACTTGATGCCAAAATTGGTAGACATTGGCACATACACCCTGAATTATAGTTGCTACACATACTTATCCATCACTAGTAGTACACAACATGGAGTACTGTACATACATCCTCCTGGATATTCGATCAAAGCACTACCTTATGACAGTTGTCTTCCCCACACCTGGTGGACCGATGAGCAGCAAGGACCCACCATCCTTGACCAGATCCTGAAGCAAAATAGCACTTCCAGGCACAGCCCTCCCAACGCGGCAAGTCAGTCCTACAATGTCTCCCTTCCTGTTCCGAATAGCGCTGATCCGGTGTAGCGTCCGGCTAATTCCGGCACGATTGTCCCCTCCAAAGTCCCCGACCTATGAATGCCAAATAAGCTAGATATGGGCTCGTCTCAtacatctgctgctgctgcagcgcATCATGGTGTCTGTCGGGAATCGGGGATTAAGAGGGTTAGTGGGGGATGAACCTTCGCGGTGGCGTGGTGAAGTTCGTCGAAGGAGATGGGGCggtgggagaggaggaagtcACCGGATGGGAAGCGGGCGAGTGGGGGGCGGCCGAGGTCCATGACCACCTCCACCAGCGCTGGGAGCTCCGGGTGGCCCTcgacccgccgccgcagctcccccgggagcagctccaggagcctttccagctcctcctcgaacCCCTCCGgccccgcagccgccgcagcaTCTCCCTCCGTGGCGCGCAGCACGGAAGGAGCGcggcgcctgctgctgctggcgcgGCGGGGAGAGAAGGGGCGGGCGGTGAGTGGGCCTGGCGTGATGGAGGAGGCGAAGTGGCGCGaggaggggagagggagatgggagacgtggaggaggcggaggtggagtggcgccggcggcggcatgacGGCGGCCGTGAGCACGAGAGGAGGGAAAGAGCTTGCGGATGGGTGGACAGCTGGAGACGACACAAGGGGTTCTTCCATGCAAATCTGAGACCGACACGTGAGCGGCTGGTTTGAGCAGCCGGAGTAATCGGACGGTCAAAAATCCCAACGCTACGTTTGGATGCAGGTGATCAGGaattggaaatttggaatTGCCCAAGACTGATGAATTGTATTGTTTGGGTGGCCATAGAATTCACGTCCACAATTCATTCACAACAGAGAATTGACGCATTACCGTTATAGAAAACATAAAATTCCAAAATACCACTCAAATAACAAGACTTGACAGTACCACTGTAGAAAACCTATGATTCCAAAATATCACTCAAATAAGAAAGCTTCCCAAAATATGATCACACAGTTCAGTTTTGGCATTTCAGAATACCACTACTTTCAGATGTCAAATTCATTCCGTTAGTCAATACTGTCTTGGTGCGGCTCGTTTCGGGGCTCCTCGGCAGGCAGCGCGACGGCGGCCCGCGACCTCGCCGCCCATATGGAGGAAAAGCACCCACAACAAGAAGGTGCCAATCTTGCCTGCCGCAGCCTCTCGATCTCTAGCAATTCGTAATGGCAACAGCCAAGACGAATCGAGAACAAGCTACAGCCAAGATGAATCAAGAACAAGCTACatctgctgctggtggtgatCGCTGGAGGAAGACCGCGGcgagccggaggaggacgagggcCGCGTCGAGAGGGTGGAGCCATGTGGCGGTGGGTGCCCTGCTGCTGACGTCGTGGTGGACGTCATAGCGGAGCCCATTGGCGTGCTCTACActctgcagcagcaggatTGGCGTGCCctgcaacggcggcggcgtgtggTGCGGGGACAGGGTAACCGAGGACGCGGCCGACAGCGGGGTGGCGCCGGAGCGGGCGCGACATTAGGGAAGGAGCCGGCATCGTCGTTCGTGCTGAGCGGTGGATGGGTCGCCGCCACCATGGCTGGGAGGACGAGCAGACGGGAGAAGGGTAATTTGTCTTTTCCATTCTTTTCCTGAGATATGAGAAGGGTAATTTCTGAATATGGAAATAGCCGACAATTATTTGACCGCCCGCGCTTCCTAACATATCCTGACCCAATTCGGAGCTCCCGCGCTCCATATTCCGCAAAATTCGATCCGAAGTCATCCCGCGCCTTGCCGCTTCGGCCTCCCCGAAAAAGAGAACAAATAGCGGGAGGAGGGGAGAGGCGCGAAGAAGCCGGAGACCAGGAGGCCActggcggcggaggtgagTCCCGGCCGTCCAATAAACCGCCTACTTCACGGGacttcctcgtcttcctccttcggcccgaagccgccgcccgccaccctgctgctgccggcggccATGTCCGCGCCGCCTCCTACCGCCGGAAATGGCACCCCGGcaccctccgccgcccccacaCCCAAAAATTCGCCCCGCCGCCTGGGATTGACCACGCCGCCCGGCCCGACGCTACCCGCGGCAGCCCCGACGCCACCCTCCTCCACGCGGTCTGCGAGCGCCCGCCCGCGGCGGACTGCCGTGTTCAAGCGGAAGGCAGGCAGCTCCGCATGCGCGCCGACTCCTCCGCCTGCTGCCCTGCCGGCGAGCGCTCCTCCGTCGCCTCCACCAACCGGCGAGCACGACGTGCTCGATGAAATGCCTAGAGGGTCTGTTTCTCTGCCCTTCTTCCCAGTATTTTTTATGATAAGTGACGGGGGTTGTGTGCATATGATACTCATTCCATAATGGTGTTAGTGTGTATGTGATGATTAGTTGATCCCTTtattatgtgtgtgtatgtgaTGATGGCATGGTTAATTgatttcatgattttttttttagaaaacacagtacagacgcaagcactcacacacacgcacgtacactcacccctattTTCAATTAATAGTTGATTTGCTAGCTTGCCAAATATTATGTTCTTCATAGATCAACATAGCTCAAAAGTTTTCCAAGCAATTGACATCAAAGAATGGGAAGCTAGGGAAGCCATTCGGCTTGCAGGATTGTTATCCCTTGCTTGTCCATGATGAGAAgtggacgacgaggagtgATGAGATGCCAACCAGTAAGTGTGAGTCAAGCAGCTCCTCTTCTCCTGATGTCGAGAATCTTGACGGAAGCTCGGATGAGAGTCACTCTGAGGATGCAAGAACATAACCTACACCCAACccagaacaaaagaagaggCGAATtgggaggaagaaagaaaaggagaggttgaagaaggagaaggatgGTTCATTGGAAGACTCCATTGACCTCACGGTATCAACAAGGAAGGCACTTGCAGCTGagaggaaagaagagaaagctcAGAAGTTGACGGAGAGAAAAGAGATGGAAGAGCGACGGATTGCAATAGCAGAGAACTGGGCGGCACTGGCAGAGCGTCGTGCCATGTTGGATAAGCGTATGATTGCATTTGAAAAGCAGAAGCTAGAGCTACAAATCATGTCCGTGGACCTATCCAAGCTTGATGAGATGGGAAGGGCATACTTCGAGCTCATGCGTGGTCAAATAATGGCAATGCGGACCATGGGGGCCTTCACGCCGGGCTGCTTCTTGGGAGGTGGTGGTGACACAGGAGGTGGCGCTGACGGCTCCATTTGATCTTCATGTTTGAATGATCTTTTATGTTGCAATGAACCGTGTTTTATTTATCTGAACCATGTTTTGTGGAGTGATGCGTGTTGCTCACTGGCTCCATTTGATCTTCATGTTTGAATGATCTCTTATGTTGCAATGATGTGTTTTGGTTAAACGGCGATCTATTTGTGCTTGCATTTATCTATATGAATATTGTATATAGTCATATCTGAAGGTGTTTCAAGAGAAATTTTTAGGAAACCTGAAGGAGAGCACtattttttcagaaaatttcCTCACTCCTGGAACTGGTTTTAGAAAAGCAGAGCGGCACCATTGGAGGCCACTGCGCTTCCACGTCGCCGGCCGGTTCGCGATTCCTCAAACCTCTCAGAATTGGAATTTCTTTCACCAACCAGGCCAAAGACTGGTGTGCTGAACAGAAATACAGATACAGATACAGCTTTAAAATTCAACATAACAACAACTCTGGACTATACCCTTGTTTACTGAATCACATCTCAACTTAGTAAATCGAGAATCTGTAAACATCACATCAACAGCATCATCAGGACTTCAGGAGTCCCTGCGTCTGCTCAACTCAGAATTCTTAAATTCTAAAGCATATGTAAATCTGCATCATCCATCGCTGGGTGAGAATGCAGAGATGTTCTCTTCCTGGAGGACTCCTGCACGACCACCATGCACTCCACATTGCCCGGTGTCGTGCAGGCGTCCCATCACCCATGCATATGTGCCCGCACGTGTTATCgcttcgatgcagaggccaaaGAGTTCCTCCTACTCGGAAAAAAACATGTCGGCATGTGCAACGGGTTGGTCCTCCTTGACGCGGTAATGGGAGGAGTCGctgagaggaggcggcgccatGGATGACGACATTTACCGGCAGCCTGATCTGGCCGCTTACCCTGACCCACTTGCTAGATCATCCATCACCATTTTCAGCCGCAGAAGATACCACCACATGAATAAGAGCTGCAATAAGGCCCGATAAATCATACAAGAATCTGTCTGCGGAAAGAATAAATGGCAGCTGAAATCAGTTGTTCAGTTGCATCTCTAGCAACATTCGAAATCCTAAACATAGAATGATGCTTTTCCTAGTATTTATGTAAAGAATTATTTACACAATTAATGCTTTTGACATGAAGGATGCCATGAAACTCACCTACCCGCCCCAGTAGTTGAAAACAGGATCAACACCAACTGCTCTCGCTGCTCTTCCATCTTGGGTGACCCCATAAGCAAAGCTTCCAGCGCCCGCAATCAGTACCCTATACCATTTGCTAAAGACGCAACTGTATCACTTTCCACCATAAAAGTTGGCATGGCCGGGAACAGATTGCTAGATAAAAGGACTCACTTAGCAGATGGAAGAAATTTGGCAAATGCCTTGTTGCCCCTGGACCTCAGTGACATTTAGAATTATGCCCCACTGAACAAATGAAGAATTACTGTTCACTGGTGCTTTTTTGCAGTGGTTAATTCTTATAATCACACCTGCAAAAAAACCGAAAACTTCTATGACATCCTATATCCTATATACCTATACAATCTTCACAGCTGTCCACGCCGTGGCGGAGATACTTGGAGGCCagcaggggccgccgccccgaGCCAAAAAAGATTCAGCtaagtaatactccctccgatccataatgtGTGTCGCTAATTTAGTAAGTTTTACTAAATccgcgacacttattatgaaccGGAGGTAGTAGGTATTAATTTGTGTTTAGAGTGTGAAAACTGGCAATTTGGCCCCTCGAACTTCAGGATTATACCCATTTTCATCCAAGGAAGACACAATCTCCTTATGATATCTCATGTCACTTCCTCCGCCCTGGCTGCCAGATGACCAAAGGCTGGCGACCTCAAGTATCCTCTATATTAGCCCCATATCAGCGGCCCATCACACAGGTATCTGATTTTCTGACTCTTTTCGACGTTGCTCATTCACGTCTCCCGCCACTCTGCTCACGGTGTGCGTTCGGCTATTTCAGTTAAATCAGTTCTGTTAATACAGTTTTCGGTTTAGTATGGTTTATACTTCGGTAGATAGGTTCGTATTAAAATAAAGTACGGTTAGCTTTCGGTAATAACCATCAATTTCGGTTCACTTTCGGTAATAACAATGTTGATGCGAATTTTCGAGCAACACATATAGAAAACAGTAAACATCGTTGTAAGACTTGTCaaaataaagaagaagaaatctGTTCTTCTTAGTTCTCACACCAAGCATGGCATGATTAGTTCTGCGTGCAGTAcctgcctttttctttttcttttgcagacTAGCACTAGTACATGGTGATACCTCTGTACAGGTTTACAAGGCCTACGCGTATTCATAGATTATCAATTTGATGAACTAAGTATGTATTATATTGCACAAAAAGTATACCATTAGACTCGTGATCGAAAAAACTTTTTAGtgatatacattttttttgtcatataACTATATTTCGTTAGTTAAATTAGTTATCTAGGAACATGCGCAAGCCTTTTAAACACGGACAGAGGTAGTACTAAAAGCTAGACGAGCTGGGAAAATGGGCTGATATTGTTATATGGGCCTCAAGCCTTGGTggcaggctgcattcgatcgcTACCGCCTTGTCCCGATTCGCTAGCTGCTGAGCAGCGTGTCTCCGAtttttagtcccacctcggtGGAGGGCAACAAACTGCACTGAATTGGAGTCTTTAAAAGAAGCCATTGCGGTTTGTCTTCACACAACAAAATCTTGTCGATCATCTCTACCGATCGACAGATGCCCCTATGGTCAATAATTGGTCCTTGCTCCTAGTGGGGCTGATTGGCATCATCGTGAACTTCCTCCTATTGAATGAAAACCTTTATGCGTACATGGCACTCCATGT
This is a stretch of genomic DNA from Brachypodium distachyon strain Bd21 chromosome 1, Brachypodium_distachyon_v3.0, whole genome shotgun sequence. It encodes these proteins:
- the LOC100833866 gene encoding uncharacterized protein ycf45 codes for the protein MEEPLVSSPAVHPSASSFPPLVLTAAVMPPPAPLHLRLLHVSHLPLPSSRHFASSITPGPLTARPFSPRRASSSRRRAPSVLRATEGDAAAAAGPEGFEEELERLLELLPGELRRRVEGHPELPALVEVVMDLGRPPLARFPSGDFLLSHRPISFDELHHATAKVGDFGGDNRAGISRTLHRISAIRNRKGDIVGLTCRVGRAVPGSAILLQDLVKDGGSLLLIGPPGVGKTTVIREIARMLADDYKKRVMIVDTSNEIGGDGDIPHPGIGNARRLQVPNQEMQHKVLIEAVENHMPQAIVIDEIGTKLEAMAASTIAQRGIQLVASAHGVTIENLTMNPSLEMLVGGIQSVTLGDEEANRRRVQKTVLERKGPSTFTYAVEIVSKTELRVHRSLEATVDALLAGRLPNVEIRKLGSNMSVQKEVSVQKEQFHRGSFQIGPEFEADSLSNARTSLDSAFHLDSAEGHIEKFNESEEGFNLYAYGISEETALQAIKQLELEDMVTLTYNISEADAVIALQSKLKKNSQIQAAVKSQDIPVFFVKTNSLVQITRALRVLVDDLMDELMDFEDKEEVRSSEEADALEEARLAVEQVVIPKGESAQLLPRPRSIISSQANLVESFKLRWEVIGQEPNVCLKILPQFTDTEEGTSTKLTDSSSSDGMGRAEDVVTRLPFLPE